In Vreelandella piezotolerans, one genomic interval encodes:
- a CDS encoding TetR family transcriptional regulator has translation MARKTKAEAAATREALLDAAEEVFFAKGVARTSLEQIARHAGLTRGAVYWHFKNKGDLFMALVQRVRMPFQSLMEEVNNADPTVSPLDAIRLACHAGLNRLEQPSHQRILSILLHRCEFFSDINPIEMQDEIAEECFDEMLLVFQLAQQQQLLRDDITPEIATRLMQATLGGLFHDWLRNPDAFSLRERGGELIDALMAMLHR, from the coding sequence ATGGCAAGAAAAACCAAAGCGGAGGCTGCTGCAACTCGCGAAGCGCTGTTGGATGCTGCTGAAGAGGTGTTTTTCGCAAAAGGCGTTGCGCGCACGTCATTGGAGCAAATTGCTCGCCATGCTGGCCTTACCCGAGGTGCCGTTTATTGGCACTTCAAAAACAAGGGTGACCTCTTCATGGCGCTGGTACAGCGGGTGCGCATGCCATTTCAGTCGTTGATGGAAGAGGTTAATAACGCCGACCCCACGGTGTCACCACTCGATGCCATCCGTCTTGCCTGCCATGCGGGCCTGAACCGTTTGGAGCAGCCCTCTCACCAGCGCATCCTATCGATTCTGCTGCATCGCTGTGAGTTCTTTAGCGACATCAATCCCATCGAAATGCAGGATGAAATTGCCGAAGAATGCTTCGACGAGATGCTTCTGGTGTTTCAGCTCGCCCAACAGCAGCAGCTATTACGCGATGATATAACACCGGAGATTGCCACGAGGCTCATGCAGGCTACTCTTGGCGGCCTGTTTCACGACTGGCTACGTAATCCCGATGCGTTTTCCCTACGCGAGCGCGGCGGAGAGTTGATTGACGCTTTAATGGCCATGCTCCACCGCTGA
- a CDS encoding succinylglutamate desuccinylase/aspartoacylase family protein produces the protein MARAPFSLAGHTVMPGQRLQIDVPVARLYTHTPLHIPVEVVHGRKEGPVMLVCGGIHGDEINGVEIVRRLLRSKTINSLRGTLIAVPVVNVFGFLQQTRYLPDRRDLNRCFPGSEKGSLGGRIAALFRDEIVDHATHIIDLHTGAIHRTNLPQIRAQLSTGSETERMADAFGAPVILNAELREGSLRHYAQSRGIPVLTYEAGEALRFDEWAIVPGVQGVLRVMRRLGMLTGEQRRRAPAPAELANGSSWARAPIDGILRPKVRLGARVAKGEVLGKVADPFGNDEDEVRAMADGIVIGMSRLPLANEGEALYHIARFDEIEEAETAIESFQSSLTPPPDALY, from the coding sequence ATGGCGCGAGCTCCTTTCTCCCTAGCTGGGCATACCGTGATGCCTGGGCAACGTTTACAGATCGACGTGCCGGTGGCGCGCCTGTATACCCATACGCCGCTGCATATTCCGGTCGAAGTGGTTCATGGCCGCAAAGAGGGGCCGGTAATGTTAGTGTGTGGAGGGATTCATGGCGATGAGATCAATGGTGTGGAGATCGTCCGCCGTTTGCTGCGCTCGAAGACGATCAATAGCCTGCGTGGTACGCTGATTGCGGTGCCGGTGGTCAATGTTTTCGGCTTTCTCCAACAGACGCGTTACCTGCCTGACCGTCGCGACTTGAACCGCTGTTTCCCTGGTAGCGAAAAAGGTTCGCTGGGCGGCCGAATCGCGGCGCTGTTTCGCGATGAGATCGTCGATCACGCCACCCATATCATTGACCTGCATACCGGCGCCATTCACCGCACGAACTTGCCGCAAATCCGTGCACAGCTAAGTACGGGCAGCGAAACCGAGCGCATGGCAGACGCCTTTGGTGCGCCGGTTATTTTGAATGCGGAACTACGCGAAGGCAGCCTGCGTCATTACGCCCAAAGCCGCGGTATTCCGGTGCTCACCTATGAGGCGGGTGAAGCGCTGCGCTTCGATGAATGGGCCATTGTCCCAGGGGTGCAAGGCGTGCTGCGCGTCATGCGCCGCTTGGGCATGCTCACAGGCGAGCAGCGTCGCCGTGCCCCGGCTCCGGCCGAACTGGCCAATGGCTCAAGCTGGGCGCGCGCACCCATCGACGGCATCTTGCGCCCCAAGGTGCGCTTGGGGGCGCGAGTGGCCAAAGGCGAGGTGCTTGGCAAAGTGGCAGATCCATTCGGCAACGATGAAGACGAAGTGCGCGCCATGGCGGACGGCATCGTCATCGGCATGAGCCGCTTACCGCTTGCCAACGAAGGAGAGGCGCTTTACCACATTGCCCGTTTCGATGAGATCGAAGAAGCCGAGACGGCCATCGAAAGCTTTCAGTCCAGCCTGACGCCTCCACCAGACGCGCTGTATTGA
- a CDS encoding catalase, which translates to MSSGSQHPTTNEAGIPVASDEHSLSVGADGPIVMHDHYLMEQMAAFNREMIPDRQPHAKGSGAFGHFEVTQDVSQYTKAKFLQPGTKTDVLIRFSTVAGESGSPDTWRDPRGFSIKFYTEEGNFDMVGNNTPVFFVRDPMKFQHFIHSQKRRADNGLRDHDMQWDFWTLVPESAHQVAWLMGDRGVPATWRHMNGYSSHTYMWVNDEGERFWVKYHFKTDQGIKCMTQEQADQMAGSDADYHRRDLFEAIKRGDYPTWTLHMQIMPFEDAKIYRVNPFDLTKVWSHKDYPLIEVGKLTLDRNPTDFHSEIEQAAFEPNNMVPGTGLSPDKMLLARSISYADAHRARLGVNYKHIPVNTPKCPVHSYGQGGAMRIRHATDPVYTPNSKGGPKADGQRYPEDAVWSTDGQFVRAAYTLRKDDDDWSQAHTLVREVMDDAQRDRLVSNVVGHLSGGVTEPVLERAFEYWRNIDQEVGERIEQGVRAQ; encoded by the coding sequence ATGAGTAGTGGTAGCCAGCATCCCACCACCAATGAAGCAGGTATTCCGGTAGCGAGCGATGAGCATTCGCTGTCGGTAGGCGCGGATGGTCCGATCGTGATGCACGATCACTACCTGATGGAGCAAATGGCGGCGTTTAACCGGGAAATGATTCCCGACCGGCAGCCCCATGCGAAAGGCAGTGGCGCTTTTGGTCACTTCGAAGTCACTCAAGACGTTAGCCAATACACCAAAGCAAAATTTCTGCAGCCAGGCACGAAGACCGATGTCCTCATTCGCTTTTCCACCGTAGCAGGGGAGAGCGGTAGCCCGGATACATGGCGCGATCCGCGCGGCTTCTCGATCAAGTTCTACACCGAAGAAGGTAACTTCGACATGGTGGGTAACAACACCCCCGTGTTCTTTGTACGCGACCCAATGAAGTTCCAGCACTTCATCCATTCTCAAAAGCGCCGCGCCGATAATGGCCTGCGCGATCACGACATGCAGTGGGATTTTTGGACGCTGGTGCCTGAATCTGCTCACCAAGTGGCTTGGCTCATGGGCGACCGCGGCGTTCCCGCCACCTGGCGGCACATGAACGGCTACTCCAGCCACACCTATATGTGGGTAAACGATGAGGGCGAACGGTTCTGGGTGAAGTACCACTTCAAAACCGATCAAGGCATCAAATGCATGACTCAAGAGCAGGCCGACCAGATGGCCGGTAGCGATGCGGATTACCACCGCCGCGACCTGTTCGAGGCCATCAAGCGCGGCGATTACCCCACCTGGACGTTGCACATGCAGATCATGCCGTTCGAGGATGCCAAGATCTATCGCGTTAATCCCTTCGATCTTACCAAAGTGTGGTCACACAAAGATTACCCCTTGATCGAAGTGGGTAAACTGACGCTCGACCGTAACCCTACCGATTTCCATAGCGAAATCGAGCAGGCCGCGTTCGAACCCAACAACATGGTGCCCGGCACCGGGCTGTCGCCGGATAAAATGCTGCTGGCTCGCTCCATTTCCTATGCGGATGCCCACCGCGCACGGTTAGGGGTAAACTACAAGCATATCCCCGTGAATACCCCCAAATGCCCTGTGCATAGCTATGGTCAGGGTGGCGCCATGCGCATTCGCCACGCCACTGATCCTGTCTACACCCCCAATAGCAAAGGCGGCCCCAAAGCAGATGGGCAGCGCTACCCGGAAGATGCGGTGTGGTCGACGGATGGGCAATTCGTACGCGCCGCGTACACGCTGCGCAAAGATGACGACGACTGGAGCCAAGCGCACACCCTGGTGCGTGAGGTGATGGACGATGCCCAGCGTGACCGGTTGGTTTCCAACGTGGTGGGGCACCTTTCCGGTGGCGTCACCGAGCCGGTGTTGGAGCGCGCGTTTGAGTATTGGCGCAACATCGACCAAGAGGTGGGCGAGCGTATCGAGCAAGGCGTTCGCGCGCAGTAG
- a CDS encoding AraC family transcriptional regulator: MIHSTLKRQLLPLVQQVAVNEGLNSTALPNVFCYKVRSSQVTMPAVYEPCLCIIVQGRKNVMLGTDILSYGELEFLVASVDLPILGTVVEASEQQPYYVIQINIDVRILSELLLQMEHLAVANRKAESGLFIGQVDPQMGDSLLRLLTLMQVTDDIPVLGESLVREMHYRMLRSNYGKEIAQISLKGTPTQRISVSIQKLRRDYDQTVTIEELAAMAGMSVSSFHAHFKAVTNMSPLQFQKSVRLVEARSLMIAQHLDAASTAYKVGYESPSQFSREYARMFGNPPARDIARIR; encoded by the coding sequence ATGATTCACAGTACTCTGAAACGACAACTGTTGCCGCTGGTCCAGCAAGTTGCCGTTAATGAAGGGCTAAACAGCACCGCTTTACCTAATGTATTTTGTTACAAAGTTCGCAGCTCTCAGGTCACGATGCCAGCGGTGTATGAACCCTGTCTATGTATTATCGTGCAGGGCCGCAAAAACGTAATGCTTGGCACCGATATACTAAGTTATGGCGAACTGGAGTTTCTGGTGGCCTCGGTCGACTTACCCATTCTTGGTACCGTGGTAGAAGCATCAGAGCAGCAGCCGTATTATGTTATCCAGATTAATATTGATGTCAGGATACTGTCAGAATTACTGCTACAGATGGAACATTTGGCCGTTGCAAACCGCAAAGCCGAAAGTGGATTGTTTATCGGCCAGGTTGACCCACAAATGGGCGATAGCCTGCTGCGTTTATTAACATTAATGCAAGTGACAGACGATATTCCGGTACTTGGCGAAAGCCTAGTCCGCGAGATGCACTATCGTATGCTGCGTAGCAACTACGGCAAAGAAATTGCTCAGATCTCATTAAAAGGCACGCCAACTCAGCGCATTTCGGTTTCTATTCAAAAATTACGCCGGGACTACGATCAAACCGTCACCATAGAGGAACTGGCGGCGATGGCTGGAATGAGCGTGTCGTCTTTTCATGCCCATTTTAAAGCGGTAACCAACATGAGTCCGTTGCAGTTTCAGAAGTCAGTCCGGTTGGTCGAAGCGCGTAGTTTGATGATTGCGCAGCATTTGGATGCGGCCAGCACAGCATATAAGGTAGGTTACGAAAGCCCCTCGCAGTTCAGCCGCGAATATGCACGCATGTTTGGCAACCCGCCAGCACGTGATATTGCCAGGATTAGGTAA
- a CDS encoding SDR family oxidoreductase, which yields MSAIKPRVVLVTGASSGIGEATAEILANAGHTVLVAARRTDRLEALTQRIKQAGGKAKAYTLDVTSRDNFKAVVAAVSEEFGPVDVLVNNAGLMPLSPMAALKADEWNRMIDVNIKGVLNGIESVLSVMEQRGGHIINTASIAAHSVFPTAAVYCGTKFAVRAISDGLRMETKKVRVTTISPGVVESELAHTTTDTATKAWLEDFRQVALKPDAIANAIAYAIVQPDDVNIDEIIIQPTQSGY from the coding sequence ATGAGCGCTATCAAACCTAGAGTTGTTCTGGTCACCGGTGCCAGCAGCGGTATTGGTGAAGCCACCGCTGAAATATTAGCTAACGCCGGGCACACCGTGCTGGTAGCAGCGCGCCGTACTGATCGGCTTGAAGCATTAACTCAGAGAATTAAGCAAGCAGGTGGTAAGGCGAAAGCTTATACGCTTGATGTCACATCACGCGATAACTTTAAGGCGGTAGTGGCGGCTGTCAGCGAAGAGTTCGGCCCGGTTGATGTTTTGGTGAACAACGCTGGCTTAATGCCGCTGTCACCCATGGCGGCGCTGAAAGCAGATGAGTGGAACCGAATGATAGACGTGAACATTAAAGGGGTATTAAACGGCATTGAGTCTGTGCTCAGCGTGATGGAGCAGCGTGGCGGGCATATAATCAATACTGCGTCTATAGCTGCCCACAGTGTATTTCCGACAGCTGCAGTGTACTGCGGAACTAAGTTTGCAGTACGTGCTATCTCCGATGGTCTGCGGATGGAAACAAAAAAAGTCAGGGTTACCACTATTTCGCCGGGTGTAGTCGAAAGCGAGTTGGCGCACACCACCACAGACACCGCAACTAAAGCCTGGCTGGAAGATTTTCGTCAGGTAGCGCTGAAGCCTGACGCGATAGCAAATGCCATTGCCTACGCCATAGTGCAACCGGATGATGTAAATATCGATGAAATAATTATTCAGCCAACGCAATCTGGCTACTAA
- the dusA gene encoding tRNA dihydrouridine(20/20a) synthase DusA has protein sequence MNKQSPADMARRFSVAPMMDWTTRDYRAFARTLTKRALLYTEMVTTGAVLHGSPRERFLGYSEVEHPIALQLGGSDAGELAECAAIAQAWGYDEVNLNVGCPSDRVQNNMIGACLMGHPEKVAAAVKAMQAAVSIPVTVKCRIGINDQDEDTDLARFIDILASAGCEVFTVHARKAWLQGLSPKENRDIPPLNYPRVHRLKQSYPELHIGINGGIKTLGECQAQLEHVDSVMVGREAYQNPWLLASVDKQIFGKSGPARTRLEAATAFRPYIQQRLDEGAKLNHITRHLLGLFQGCPGGRRFRRHLSEHAHKEGAGLRLFDDALGLVREPKFEAESIEEHKTSQLLF, from the coding sequence ATGAATAAACAAAGCCCAGCAGACATGGCACGCCGATTCTCCGTCGCGCCTATGATGGATTGGACGACCCGAGATTACCGCGCCTTCGCGCGCACGCTGACCAAGCGGGCGCTGCTATATACCGAGATGGTGACGACTGGGGCGGTGTTGCATGGTTCTCCCCGGGAGCGCTTTCTGGGTTATAGCGAGGTGGAGCATCCGATTGCACTGCAGTTGGGGGGCAGCGATGCGGGGGAACTGGCGGAGTGCGCGGCGATTGCGCAGGCGTGGGGTTATGATGAGGTCAATCTGAACGTTGGCTGCCCCAGCGACCGGGTACAGAACAACATGATTGGCGCGTGTCTGATGGGCCACCCAGAGAAAGTAGCGGCGGCGGTGAAAGCCATGCAGGCGGCGGTGTCGATTCCGGTCACGGTGAAGTGCCGCATCGGCATCAATGATCAGGATGAAGATACAGATTTAGCACGATTTATCGATATCTTGGCCTCGGCGGGCTGTGAGGTGTTTACCGTACACGCCCGCAAGGCGTGGCTGCAGGGGCTGTCGCCGAAAGAGAATCGCGATATTCCGCCGCTGAATTATCCCCGCGTGCACCGGCTGAAGCAGAGCTATCCTGAGCTGCACATCGGCATCAACGGCGGCATTAAAACGCTTGGAGAGTGCCAAGCGCAGCTTGAGCACGTAGATAGCGTGATGGTAGGTCGTGAGGCGTACCAAAACCCGTGGTTACTGGCGAGTGTGGATAAGCAGATTTTTGGGAAGTCTGGCCCTGCGCGTACGCGATTGGAAGCAGCCACGGCGTTTCGCCCGTACATTCAGCAGCGGCTGGATGAAGGGGCCAAGCTGAATCATATCACTCGGCATCTGCTTGGGCTGTTTCAGGGCTGTCCTGGCGGGCGTCGGTTCCGTCGCCACCTGTCGGAGCATGCGCACAAAGAGGGTGCAGGCTTACGTTTGTTTGATGATGCGCTCGGCTTGGTTCGCGAGCCTAAGTTTGAAGCGGAGTCTATCGAAGAGCATAAGACCAGCCAGCTTTTGTTCTAA
- a CDS encoding helix-turn-helix domain-containing protein: MESLGSRIKQLRLRAKLNKAALARKVGVSDVTISYWESGAIKQIGHERLVALADALDCSLATLLEGDSAPQLLTLSHTGPLPWEQVQATTITVPHHLPLKIDWKAPCVMATPGKDTDFSPIASGDLLLLGPTHVFHKAGHYLVQRDNRFVIEHFAKAPSDISIHAVLLAHWCPA, translated from the coding sequence ATGGAATCGCTAGGCTCACGTATCAAGCAACTGCGGCTTAGGGCCAAGCTCAACAAGGCTGCCCTTGCACGTAAAGTTGGCGTGTCAGATGTCACCATTTCTTACTGGGAGTCCGGGGCGATTAAACAGATCGGCCACGAGCGTCTAGTGGCGCTCGCCGATGCCCTCGATTGTTCGCTGGCTACCCTGCTAGAAGGTGATAGTGCACCTCAACTGTTAACCCTGAGCCATACGGGTCCCCTCCCCTGGGAACAGGTTCAGGCCACGACCATTACCGTGCCGCATCATCTGCCGTTGAAGATCGACTGGAAAGCGCCCTGCGTGATGGCGACCCCGGGCAAAGACACGGATTTTTCACCCATTGCATCCGGGGATTTACTCCTGCTCGGCCCAACACATGTGTTCCATAAGGCGGGCCATTACTTGGTCCAGCGGGATAACCGCTTCGTGATCGAACACTTTGCGAAAGCGCCAAGTGACATCTCTATCCATGCCGTATTACTGGCACACTGGTGTCCTGCCTAA
- the gltX gene encoding glutamate--tRNA ligase → MTVRTRIAPSPTGDPHVGTAYIALFNLCFARQHGGQFILRIEDTDRVRSTPESEQMILDSLRWLGLEWDEGPDVGGPHGPYRQSERGDIYAMHAQRLLDAGHAFKCYRTSEELDELRESRKEAGLHLALKPADLALDVDEQARREQEGWPYVIRMHVPSEGVCVVSDMLRGTIEVDWAQVDAQILMKSDGMPTYHLANVVDDHLMGITHVLRGEEWINSAPKHQLLYEYFGWEMPQLCHMPLLRNPDKSKLSKRKNPTSINYYRRMGFLPQAVTNYLGRMGWSMPDEREKFSLSEMMAEFDIQRVSLGGPVFDLEKLTWLNGVYIREDLDDDALLQALREWAFNDAYVKQILPQVRPRIETLSQVVPLAGHFFSGLPAISKDDFDSVKLDDEELVKLLQFLVWRFEAVSAWHKDALLAEVKTLSEHFELKMKVFLAPVFIAITGSASSTSVMDAMAILGSDVTRARLRNAIDVLGGVSKKQAKRFEKEYRDL, encoded by the coding sequence ATGACCGTTCGCACTCGTATCGCGCCTTCTCCTACAGGCGATCCGCACGTAGGTACTGCTTATATTGCGTTGTTCAATCTCTGCTTTGCTCGTCAGCACGGCGGGCAGTTCATTCTGCGTATCGAAGATACCGATCGGGTGCGTTCGACTCCCGAGTCCGAACAGATGATTTTGGATTCCTTGCGCTGGCTGGGGTTGGAGTGGGATGAAGGTCCTGACGTTGGTGGCCCACATGGCCCTTATCGCCAAAGCGAACGTGGCGATATCTATGCGATGCACGCCCAGCGGCTGCTGGATGCTGGTCATGCTTTCAAATGTTACCGCACCAGCGAAGAGTTGGACGAACTGCGTGAGTCTCGCAAAGAGGCGGGCCTACACTTAGCGCTGAAGCCAGCCGATCTAGCCTTGGACGTCGACGAGCAGGCACGCCGTGAGCAAGAAGGCTGGCCGTACGTCATTCGTATGCACGTACCCAGCGAGGGTGTGTGTGTGGTGAGCGACATGTTGCGCGGCACGATCGAGGTCGATTGGGCGCAGGTCGATGCGCAGATTCTGATGAAGTCAGACGGTATGCCCACCTATCATCTGGCGAACGTGGTGGATGACCATCTGATGGGCATTACTCACGTACTGCGTGGTGAAGAGTGGATCAACTCCGCGCCGAAGCACCAACTGCTATATGAGTACTTTGGCTGGGAAATGCCGCAGCTCTGCCATATGCCGTTGCTGCGTAATCCGGATAAGTCCAAGCTCTCCAAGCGTAAGAATCCCACATCGATCAACTACTATCGTCGCATGGGGTTTTTACCCCAGGCCGTTACCAACTACCTAGGGCGCATGGGCTGGTCGATGCCCGACGAGCGTGAAAAATTCAGCCTGTCAGAAATGATGGCGGAATTCGATATTCAGCGCGTCTCCCTCGGTGGTCCCGTGTTCGATCTGGAGAAGTTAACGTGGCTAAACGGCGTTTACATTCGAGAAGATTTGGATGACGACGCCCTGCTTCAGGCGCTGCGCGAATGGGCGTTCAACGATGCGTACGTTAAACAGATTTTGCCGCAAGTGCGTCCACGGATAGAGACGCTTTCTCAGGTCGTACCGCTCGCTGGCCATTTCTTCTCAGGTTTGCCAGCGATCAGTAAAGATGACTTTGATAGCGTAAAGCTGGACGACGAAGAACTCGTCAAGCTGCTGCAATTCCTGGTTTGGCGTTTCGAGGCCGTTTCTGCTTGGCATAAAGACGCACTTCTGGCCGAGGTGAAAACATTGTCAGAGCACTTCGAGCTCAAAATGAAAGTGTTCTTGGCACCGGTGTTCATTGCCATCACCGGAAGTGCGTCCAGTACCTCGGTGATGGATGCGATGGCTATCTTGGGCTCCGATGTGACACGTGCGCGGTTGCGTAACGCTATTGACGTGTTAGGGGGTGTTTCCAAAAAGCAAGCGAAGCGGTTTGAAAAAGAGTACCGCGATCTGTAA
- a CDS encoding NAD(P)-dependent oxidoreductase, protein MQSIKTVAFIGLGVMGYPMAGHLAKQGLTTRVYNRTASKSEAWANAFGGTAHATPAEAAQGADLVLVCVGNDDDVRQVTMGSDGVLSTMTSGSYLVDHTTASADLALELDAACRENGVAFIDAPVSGGQQGAENGALTIMCGGEQAHFDAVAPFLNHYARAVTLMGAASSGQLTKMVNQICIAGLVQGLAEGLHFAEQAGLDQHQVIDVISKGAAGSWQMENRHKTMIADEYNHGFAVDWMRKDLGICLEQARRLDATLPVTALVDQFYADVQRMEGGRWDTSSLLKRLRKPE, encoded by the coding sequence ATGCAATCTATCAAAACCGTTGCGTTTATCGGCCTTGGCGTCATGGGCTACCCGATGGCCGGCCACCTCGCCAAGCAGGGCCTCACCACGCGGGTTTACAACCGCACCGCAAGCAAGTCAGAAGCATGGGCTAACGCCTTTGGCGGCACGGCTCACGCGACACCCGCCGAGGCAGCCCAGGGGGCCGATTTGGTATTGGTGTGTGTCGGCAACGATGACGATGTGCGCCAAGTGACCATGGGCAGCGATGGTGTACTGAGCACCATGACCAGCGGGAGCTACCTCGTCGATCACACCACCGCGTCAGCGGATTTAGCGCTGGAGCTGGATGCTGCCTGTCGAGAAAATGGCGTAGCGTTTATTGACGCCCCCGTGTCAGGCGGCCAGCAAGGTGCCGAGAACGGCGCACTGACCATCATGTGCGGCGGCGAGCAAGCGCATTTTGATGCCGTCGCCCCTTTCCTGAATCATTACGCACGTGCCGTCACGCTCATGGGCGCTGCCAGCAGTGGTCAGCTCACCAAAATGGTGAATCAGATCTGCATTGCAGGCTTGGTACAAGGCTTGGCGGAAGGCCTGCACTTTGCTGAGCAAGCCGGACTCGATCAGCACCAAGTCATCGACGTCATTTCCAAAGGCGCTGCAGGGTCTTGGCAGATGGAGAACCGTCATAAAACAATGATTGCTGATGAGTATAACCATGGTTTCGCGGTGGACTGGATGCGCAAGGATCTGGGGATATGCCTCGAGCAAGCGCGACGGTTAGACGCCACCCTTCCTGTCACGGCGTTGGTCGACCAATTCTATGCGGACGTACAGCGTATGGAAGGCGGCCGCTGGGACACGTCATCGCTACTAAAACGGCTGCGCAAACCTGAATAA
- the gltA gene encoding citrate synthase has translation MADRKATLTVDGLDKTIELPMYSGTLGPDVIDVRGLGAEGLFTYDPGFMATSSCQSAITYIDGGKGVLLHRGYPIDQLAKESNFVEVCYTLLFGELPNDEQYADFESRIRNHTMVHDQINNFFKGFRRDAHPMSILCGVVGGLAAFYHDHMDITQEEDRVISAIRLIAKMPTLAAMSHKYNVGQPFNYPRNDLSYAENFLYMMFSNPCEEYKINPVYAKAMDRIFMLHADHEQNASTSTVRLAGSTGANPFACISAGIAALWGPAHGGANEAVLNMLDEIGDDSEENIQRFVDKAKDKNDPFKLMGFGHRVYRNFDPRAKVMKETCDEVLAELGMADDPQLKIAKRLEQIALEDEYFIERKLYPNVDFYSGIILKAMGIPTNMFTVIFAVSRTIGWISHWHEMLSESYKIGRPRQLYVGHEKRDYPSK, from the coding sequence ATGGCTGACAGGAAAGCGACATTGACGGTAGACGGTCTCGACAAAACGATCGAGCTACCCATGTATTCCGGCACACTTGGCCCCGACGTCATCGACGTGCGCGGCTTAGGCGCCGAAGGCCTGTTTACCTACGACCCCGGCTTTATGGCCACCTCTTCCTGCCAATCTGCCATCACCTATATCGATGGCGGCAAGGGCGTACTGCTGCACCGCGGTTACCCCATTGATCAACTGGCGAAAGAGTCGAACTTTGTAGAAGTTTGCTACACCCTGCTGTTTGGTGAGCTGCCCAACGACGAGCAGTACGCTGATTTCGAATCACGTATTCGCAATCACACCATGGTGCACGACCAGATCAACAACTTTTTCAAAGGGTTCCGCCGTGACGCGCACCCAATGTCGATTCTGTGCGGTGTCGTGGGCGGCCTAGCAGCCTTCTACCACGATCACATGGACATCACTCAGGAAGAAGACCGCGTCATCAGCGCGATCCGTTTGATCGCCAAGATGCCGACCCTGGCCGCCATGTCGCACAAGTACAATGTGGGCCAACCGTTCAATTATCCGCGCAACGATCTGAGCTATGCAGAGAATTTCCTCTACATGATGTTCAGCAACCCGTGCGAAGAGTACAAAATCAACCCGGTATACGCGAAAGCCATGGACCGCATCTTCATGCTGCATGCGGACCACGAGCAAAACGCCTCTACCTCTACCGTTCGTCTGGCAGGCTCAACTGGCGCCAACCCGTTTGCCTGTATCAGCGCGGGCATTGCGGCCTTGTGGGGTCCTGCGCATGGCGGTGCCAACGAGGCCGTGCTCAACATGCTGGACGAAATCGGCGACGATTCCGAAGAGAACATTCAGCGCTTCGTGGATAAAGCGAAAGACAAGAACGATCCCTTCAAACTGATGGGCTTCGGTCATCGCGTCTACCGCAACTTCGACCCACGCGCCAAAGTGATGAAAGAGACCTGCGACGAAGTACTGGCCGAGCTCGGCATGGCCGACGACCCGCAGCTCAAAATCGCCAAGCGCCTGGAGCAAATCGCACTCGAAGATGAATACTTCATCGAGCGCAAACTGTATCCGAACGTCGATTTCTACTCAGGCATCATTCTGAAAGCCATGGGCATTCCGACCAACATGTTCACCGTGATCTTTGCGGTGTCGCGTACCATTGGTTGGATCTCCCACTGGCATGAAATGCTCAGCGAAAGCTACAAAATCGGCCGCCCGCGCCAGCTGTACGTCGGTCACGAAAAACGTGACTATCCCAGCAAGTGA
- the sdhC gene encoding succinate dehydrogenase, cytochrome b556 subunit, producing MNSKRPVNLDLTTIHFPLPALTSITHRITGVILFVGLIFAFWALGKSLSSPAGFDAVSSALANNFFAKLVAWGLLSALAFHFVAGIKHLLMDANIGVTLEGGVKKAQATVVVSAVLIILAGVWVW from the coding sequence GTGAATAGCAAACGACCCGTAAACCTAGATCTAACGACGATACATTTCCCACTACCGGCGCTAACGTCGATTACACACCGTATCACGGGTGTGATCCTGTTCGTTGGCCTGATTTTCGCTTTTTGGGCGTTGGGTAAATCCCTATCATCTCCGGCTGGCTTCGATGCTGTCAGCAGTGCCTTAGCCAACAACTTCTTTGCCAAGCTCGTTGCGTGGGGGCTGCTGTCTGCCTTGGCATTCCACTTTGTGGCAGGCATCAAGCACCTGCTGATGGACGCCAATATTGGGGTGACCTTAGAAGGTGGCGTGAAAAAAGCACAGGCGACCGTCGTGGTAAGCGCGGTTCTGATCATTCTGGCAGGAGTTTGGGTATGGTAA